The sequence CAGAACGCAGGGCCTTGCGCACTCGTTTTTTTCCGCGTCTGGCCTCTCTCACTCGTCGACTTGATggtgaggcgcgcgggctcgccaGGTGCACGCggcgtggcggaggcgccggctctcggcgcggcgggctccagtccgccggcctcgagcgcctctgcgtctatCGGGACccccgtgtctctctctgcctcctcgccggctgATGGTGCAGTCAAACCTACGGAGCTTCTAGCTCTCTTTCCTGTCCACGCCGACGCCATGGCGGCTTCagttctctctgcctcgcgagCGTATCTGACGCGTCGAGCTGCCGACCGCCAGGCGGAAGGAGGGCGCGCACGAGCCCAGTctggcgtctgcaggccTGAGAGGAGAGGTttggaggcgggcgacgaggaggactcCGCGGCAAAGgacagcgcgagacgccggagACAGGAGTGCGGCGGTCGCACCAAGCTGAAGGCGCAGCAtgagcgagacgccgagagggACGCGGAAATCGTACAGGAGGCCCTGGCtttcggcgtcctctgcgggaAGGAGCAACTGCTGAAGAagcttctgtctctgcaaGAAACGCTGGATATGCGGATGAGCAACCAGGAAAAACAAAAGGAACTGAAAGTAAGAGGAACCATGCATTTTTGTCTAGCTCCTCTCCTTAGCTGCCAAGCCTGAAAACCCGGCTCTTTCCCATCGCCTCCATCGCAGTCCGTCTGCTCATTCTCGTTCCCATTCACTTCGTTACGTGTATGCTTTGGTATCTAtctttatctatctatgcCTATCTCTGTCTGTCCCTCTCTATACGTATACTCATCTATATATTCATCTATACCTATCTCCATTATCTCCTCTATCTACTTCTCTATGTCTGTCTCTATCTGAATctatgtctatctatctcttCGTTTCGTTTGATGATTCTCTTGCTCTTTCCGCGTGTCTGAGTCTCTGTGCTCATTCGAAGCGTGTCTCGCTGTCTCATATTTGGCAGGCTCGTTTGGACCGGCGGGCGGGTTCCGTtcgcggcgcggtcgcgtgGAGCATGTGCGCGCTGCTCTCTGCACAGGCGTCGCTGGTGTTTTACGGAACATACTTTCTCTACTCCTGGGACATCATCGAACCACTCACGTATCTCCTCGGAGCCTTCgacgtctgcgtcgcctacGCCTTCCACGCCGCGACCTCCTCCGACTACTCGCCGCGtgagtctcctcgccgcgcgcggaggcagcagccgacGGCCCACATCCGTCAAGAAAATGGAACAAACCCAGACACATCTTTGAGAGGGGTcaaaagaggaaaaagcagATAAAGGTTAGGACGTTTGCGGCGCGCGTGAGGGTCTCCGTGCTGCCTGGAGCCGctcagcggccgcgagatCGACCTGCACCGACAGCTGTGCGCAGTTGTCGTCTTTCTGCGTTGGTCTGCGCAGACACATTCGTCCAGTCCATCGTcgagcgacggaggcggcgagcgtaCAGGTGAGAATCTcgacagaaaaagaaggcgcgCTTCGACGGGAAACAGTCGGCCCCGGCAGGCTGTTACAAGGCGAAAAAAACGTCATGCATGACCCACGAGACTTTGCATTTACGGCGACTGCGTCTGTGTATGCTCATTCGACTGCTGGGAAACAGTCAGACATGCAGGTAGCTCTTGGTGGGATGCGGGCTGCGCGAAGGAAAGAGGCTAACCACGTGTATGCGGCATATGTAGTATGTACGTGTATGCACGCAGGTACTGATATGTATATCGATGCGTGTGTGAATGTGTGGATGTATTATTGTACTTTTGTGGGAATGTAAGTCAGCTGACGCTGCTTGGGATATAGAATTGAGTTGGCTGAGTGATGAATGCCGTGAGGCACACGAGACGGCAATGCCTGTAGGCGCATGCGTAGACGTCGTTTTTTCTCActtttctgcttcttcggcAGGGCGGCAAACTTCGACGCTAGCGCATTCTATCGCGAGGctgagcagctgcagcgtctgcaggaCAATATTCGGGTAGGAAACCTGAGGGAGCCTGGATTCAGAAGAAACTGAACTTTGCGAGGAAACAGTTCCGCAGGGTTCCTCGGCAATCCAGGGGGATGTGCAATCCAGTCCTGACCAGCGCAGCTGTCGGCATCTCATGTGTGAGCCTTGTGCTCCCAAAACTCCCTTTCGGTTTACACGAGGCATTAAACAGGAACTAGAGGCACGCTCAGAGCCGGCAGATACACCCGCAGAGATTTTGCTTTCAACGACGTCATGTttcctcgtttttctctcccttccaGCAACTGCAGAGCGCGTACACCCTCTActtcggcgacggcggatgcctagccgcgccgcgacccgccTCGATGTCGACTTCTCGCAAaacgccgtctgcgtctgtctctttccCCTCTCCCACTACGAGTGCCAcgccgttttcttcgttcGACGACTCTTCCAGTGAAAATCGCGACATGGAAAAAACGCAACGAAACAAAGAGAACTGCGCCAGGCTCTGATTTGCTTCGAGCTCTTTCTCGCCGTGCATGCAACTTATGAATGCGTACCCGAGTATACcaatgaatatatatatatatatataaccaTCTATTTATATCTGCACGCTGCTTGAGTTCCTTTGCAGCGTGTCTTCACTCGCATCTACTCGGGTGTCGCGGAAGGATTTCGGGGCTAGTCTGCtccacgcagaggccgcgagtCCGGAATCGTTCGCGTATCAGTACACGTAGGCGTCCGATGGCAGAGGCGTGGATGCTGCCACGGAGATACATTTCAAAAATAGTGGACTTCCTCCAGCCATATCCAGCGCCTGGTTTTACCCGCGTTTCGCACCTCGGATGTCGTCTGCTTCCCGCTTCCACACAGCTTCTTCAACACGGGCTGAAAGAGTTAACAGCGGAGAGGCTTGTCTGCCGTGCAGTCGCGGCCCTATCAACAGAACATGTGTTTAAATAATTTAGGGAAGGAGAAACTCGAACTTTCATTTTGTTTACTAGATCCTAGATCGAACGCGTCTACCGATTCCGCCACATCCGCATGATTTATAATCTAGGCGAATTGCCGCTCTCTGTTTGACGTGTGGTGTGAGCGCGCACCAGCGCATATTCCAAGTCGAGAAGGAGATGTACCGAGGAGTGGAACTAGCAGAGTTATCTCTACTCAGCTCTCGAGTTTCTAGAAAATCGCTTCCAGCGTCGACAGCCCACGCGCACGTTTCGAGCGACGCTCGGGGCGCCTGGACACGCACAGGATCCTGTCTTTTATGTCGAACAAAAATGCCGGAAAAGTAAAAAAATCACAAAACGCGTTCCAGAAGGCCGAGATGCACCACGCGGCGAGCTCGGAACTCTGACCACAGAGCAAAACGGACAAAAAGCAACATTGCAGAGCCGGTCTCGaagggccgcgcgcgtcaCTACGCTTGCTCAACGGAAACACTTTACCAACCGTGAAACATGCCTCAAACTCGGGACAGAAGACTCGCGCCTACACACGTGTGCAGCCAGTGGGGAACTCACATGGGTGAGAAAAATAAAACGAGTCAGTCGCGTTCCCGCCATTGAAAAGTGACTCTCTGCTGCACGCGCACCAACGCACAGGCCGTGAGCTGCACCATTCAGAAGCGTACTCTTtgctccctcctctccctctcgttTGACCTCCGCTTTCGTCCCGCGGCGCAACGCGTCGTGGCCTCTCTCGTAGCCCTGTGCTGGCGCTTCTATCTCAAACTTCGCGaacgcgtcttctccctcttctctggCCTGTGtggctgcctcgctctcgatTTTCCCTTGTGTGCATCACAGTTTTTGCGCCTGAACTTCTCGACAGACTCTAGTCGAGCAGCGCCTTCACGACCATGTTTGGCTGCAAAACAAAACTCCAGAATTCATCGATTCCCGATCTCCTCGCACCTCCGCGCCCGAGAAAGCGCAGCGGGAGAGTGGCGCAGCCCCAGCCTcgtgctgccggcgccttcgcacAGCGTCGCACTCAGACGCTGGAAAAATCTGACAAAACTCCTATTCTGCAGTCCACCGGGAGACTCCATGCAGGAGTGGACAGGCACATAAATACGTAACTAAAACTCGGGGGAAAAGCGTTTtgtggagccgccgccgctgccgaggAGGTGGGTGTGCGGAGATAAGCAAAGACTGGGAGAAAGGGGCAAAGACAACTCACATTTAATTTCTTCAGGTTCGGATACTTTTGACCTGTGCCCACGAAAACGACCGGCTGTCCCGTGATGTATACCATCGACAGCGCAGCGCCAACCTGAGAAAAAATAACGCGAAACGCTCCTTGCACACGTAAAAGAGAGACCTCATGCCTGTACATAAACACAGCGTAGAGGCATTTTGGATCTAAGCCAAGCGAAATACGAAGTGTTAATGGTTTTTAATCGCACAACTCAGTCTAtccatatgcatatacacacatacgaACCACGGAAGCAGGAGTCGCAGATTCGAAAAGAAAAGTCATGCATGACTACTCAGTATGAATACTCACCATCACCAGCGCATGTCAGCCATCTATCTAtcatatatctgtatatgcatatatatatatatatatatatatatatatatatatatatatatatatatatatatatatatatatatatctgggcaCAACTTTGGCGCTGCTTTCGCATGTGCGATCCCGCATCTTCGTAGAAGCCGCGCTTCCCACAGCTGCTGAGGCCCAGAGGATTACGGGCGGCGTTTTGATGCAATcaagagaaagcgaggcgtTTGCGTGAAGATGTTTTTACGGCTCAGAGAAAAAGGTCTTACTTTGTCATCGACCGTATCGAACTTTGTGAGGATGATTCCATCCACcgtgcgaggaggccgcccgcCCTGAGCGAAGacacaggcgccgcagccgacacTGGCGAGGAAACACAGAACGAAAAACCGAAGCACGCGAACTACGGACGAGACACACAGCCACGCCAGCGCCAGTCGCACGCCGCTTCACGCGCAGAAAAACGTGGAAAGACATCGAGACGGGTCAAAGCGAAGGAAGCAGGAAACCGACTTCCTGGGCGCGGGCAGCGTACCGTGGCAGTGAGATCCACAAGGGCCTGGTTAAACTTTTTGAGCTGGTCGACAGCGTCGTTTCCCAcaagcgcctcgccgacgaACAAAATCATGTCGGGGTTGTTCATCGCGACCAGCTTTGCTAGCGCCCGCATCAGAGGCTCGTTGTCCTGCCAAAGAAAGACACCCGACGCCACACACAAAGTCCGAgtccgcagcgcgccgccctccgctcgcgaACCTCATCCATCACCCCACACCCCGACAGGGCACATGCCTCGGGCCAAACATATTTCACGAGGCTTTAGCTTTGTTGAATCTCTGTCCGCAGATCGCGAGCATACTAACGGAGCGGACGTTCACCTGCATGCGGCCTGCGGTGTCGATGAGGACGACGTCACGCCCCTCCtgacgcgcgacggcgagagcctcgcgcgcgatcgcggcggcgtcttttCCGTAGCCGCGCTCAAATACAGGAACCTGAAGACACCtgaagcgagaagaaagaaaacacgCGCAACGAAAACGCGGTGATGGCATTAAAACGGCTGCCGACTGTCGGGCGCTAATACACGTGACGAGTAGGACAGAGACAGCACTGCGGAACACAGAGatagagggagagagggaaaaaaagacaTAGACGCACAGTTGCActctgctttctctcccgGCGCGAGTCGAcatgcatataaatatgcacacctatatatacgcatacaTAAATGTGCATCACAGCGTGACGAGGAAACCGATGCGTCAGGAAGGAgtgagggagaggcagagaaggagtCTTTGAAGAAGGGTATGGCTGTttcacgcgcgccgcagtcgtcACCTTGAGTGCGTCCGGAGTTGCTCgacagcgcccgcgcggaaCGTATCGCATGCGGCAATCATGACGTCGAGGTTGCCCTTCTGAACGCAAGAAAGCCAAAAAATCGTTCCCCAGTCCTCGTTGTCAGTTCAGAAAGGCTGGCACGCTCGCTGGCATGGCAAGGAGATGCACCACCGCCACCAAAAGAGCGAGCGACCGTACGCAGTGCAATAAATAAATACTCAAGCACGCGCAGAGAACGACGCGTGCACACACACAACTATCTCCCATCCTTGTTTTCTTCAAAATTAACCAAAATATTATTCATTTTTTCCCTTGATTCAGGTACTGTAAAAATCAATTTTGTCGGAGAAGGTTTTTTATAAAAAAATTATAAATAGACAGTTGGGACGCAGACATCACTATCTACATGCACAGATTATTAGCCATATCCATCCATCCAGAGGCAGGCAAGCATTAAATAAGATTCAAAAGTGGATGAAGGTGATTTTTGCAGCCGTTTGGCCTACGTGCTTGAGGTAGTACGCGACCTTCGCCAGGTTGGTGGACTTCCCGACGCCGTTGACGCCGAGAAAGACGATGGAGAAGACTCGCCCCTCCGCCTTGGCTTCCAGGGCGAGCTTGAGGACGTCCACGGTCCTGAAAACACGGGAAAAAAGTTCATAAAAAAGGCACGCACCGCTACGCTTTCCCCTGGCATGGGGACAGACCGCACGTATCTTCAAGTCAGAGTCTCCATGAcaaggcgcgcctcctctctgtggCTCGATGATCCACTCGAGCAGGCACACACAGTTGCTTCCCCAATCCGGAGCGTGGAGCTTTTTTTGACGGCAGATAAAGTTGCCGGAAATATTGTTTCGGCGTCTTACTTCTTGGGCGTGAGGATCTTTACAATGGCATCGCGCATCGCCATGCGCACTGTCTGATTCACAGACGTGAAGGACGCGGTTCGCGTGCCTTTCAGCCGCGACTGAACCGAGTGCAGCAGCAGGTCAATCACCTCCTCCGCTACGTTTTTGCCTGAacgagaaagagacagagcggccgcaggcTCGAATGCCGCCGCACGAATATTGCGGGGGGAcgccagacgcgcgacgcggtgTCCTGCGAATCGCGAGTggaagacagacagacactcgccttttctcgaggcgcgtctgcttcagccCTCGTGCACATTccctccctctgcggcgcgcactCGGTCTCCTCTTTTTAGCTGCATTTTTCCCACTTTCGTCGgaaggcgggcagcgcgtcTGTGCCTAAGGAGCCCcgggcggcgctgaggcACCCACCCGCAAGGTACGAGCGAAAGGCgggcagcgtctccgcgatGTCGCTCTCCGTCATCACTTTGTTGCCTGCAAAATGCAGAAAAGGGACACGCAGCCAGGCCACCGCGTTAGAAAAAAGCCTGACCTGCATGCCAAGGAGCTCGGTCGCGCCGAAAGTacgcagactcgcgcgcccg is a genomic window of Besnoitia besnoiti strain Bb-Ger1 chromosome IV, whole genome shotgun sequence containing:
- a CDS encoding signal recognition particle receptor alpha subunit (encoded by transcript BESB_057170) produces the protein MIDAICAFTRGGVVLWSFCFAKIQGAPFDHLIKNVLLEERSGSCSASVAPYTLQWKFLNNLEIIFVVVYRGMAQLAFLDALLEQTAAAFVKYMQGKKALDFVAAPPAVPFDETFVHLFTSLYQQQKERKLLQGKGAGGAKGYKPKKKKKGTTDEEDEEEDDGDGRGKKKGSVNARRPMMPWDSNQRVTKKNMDALDFSKKPGASGDVNGESSMAAAERMTYGADEELDDSEEEEDGSADEAPSSSWFGRLTSKLQNFTGNKVMTESDIAETLPAFRSYLAGKNVAEEVIDLLLHSVQSRLKGTRTASFTSVNQTVRMAMRDAIVKILTPKKTVDVLKLALEAKAEGRVFSIVFLGVNGVGKSTNLAKVAYYLKHKGNLDVMIAACDTFRAGAVEQLRTHSRCLQVPVFERGYGKDAAAIAREALAVARQEGRDVVLIDTAGRMQDNEPLMRALAKLVAMNNPDMILFVGEALVGNDAVDQLKKFNQALVDLTATGGRPPRTVDGIILTKFDTVDDKVGAALSMVYITGQPVVFVGTGQKYPNLKKLNPNMVVKALLD